ACCATCTCGGCCGCGAACTCGTTGAGGTACTGCCGCATGCGGGCTTCGTCGAAGTCGGCACCCGTCGGCTTTGGCAGGACATACGGCATGCCATAGGCGCGGTGGGCGATGGTGAACGTGTTGCCGGTCGAGAGCGCGACGGGACCGCGGATGCTCGGGTAGGTATCGCCGGTGAGCCCAGCCGGCGGAATGGTTGCCTCGACGTGATGCGGCAGCCATGTTTGGAGTGCGGCTTCCCCGTTGGATGTTTCAATCGCCCACGTCGTCGTGACCAGGCCAGGCTCGTAGTCGAAGTCGAAGGTGCTGCCGACCGGTCGCGCCGTGGCGTGTTCGGCGAAGACGGGCAACGCCTCCGCGCTCGGGAGTGTCGCGACCGTGACCGCCGTGGCATTCACGACTGTGAGCACGTTGCCGTCGAGCACGAAGACGGCGTTATTGTCGTCGGTGAAGATGCCGAACTCTGCAGTCCCTTTGGTCAGGCGGATGTGGTCGCCGTTGTCCTCGGCCAGGACGGCGTTGCCGACGTCGAACCGCAATGGCATGCCCGACGCCTCGAACCAGACGGCCGGCATGCCGCGCCCGAGGGTGACATCGACGTGAGCTTTGGTGTCGCTTTCCATGCGAAAGTGGATCGTCCAGTCGCTGTGATCGAGCAGCGCGTCGCGGGTGAACGCGGCGTTGTTGGGCGGCATGAGCCGAATCGTTTCGCTGCCGCTGACGGCGATGGTTCCGGCGTCACCGCCGATGTCGGTGACGGCCATGACGGTCACGCCGTCGGGGCCGGTCCGCGCGCGCAGCGGGTAGGGCGTGAGCCAGCCGGCGAACGGCGATTCGAGAATGTTCGTCCACCAGTCGTTGGTCGGCAGCGGGGCATCGGCGGGGCGGTCGATCCAGTCGTACTCTTTCTCGAAGACCCGGGTAAACAGATCGCTGACCCGGTCGAGGACTACATTCGGCGGCGCGGCGGCGTATGAGCCGGCCCCGACCGCGACGGACTCAATGGCGGTGATCGCTCGCTCGATGGTGATGGATTCAATCGCGGCGTCGGTGCCGGTGAGATTCAGCACGCCCAACCCCGGCCGCAACGTGAGTTGGATTTCGGCACGATCGCTCTCGGCGGGGACGTCGACGGCGGCGGTGTACCCGTTGAACTCGGCGGTCACCGTTCCGCCATCTGGCGCGACGTCGGCGAGTGCGAACGTGGCCTTGTGGTAACCGGACCGCGTCAGCCGCATCGTGTATGGCAGGGGCGTTTCGCTCAGCATCGGCGGCGCGTCCCGACCGAGCCGCCGGGTCGTGTCGAAGTGACGCCCGTCGATCACGCTTGCCTCGTCGCCCACAACCCATGCTTTGCCCTCGTTCCCGTAAGTCGGTGCGGCGAGCAGTTCGAAGTAGTCGAGGTTGATCGCGCCAACATCGACCGCCTCGACGCGAATGACGTTGGTGCCGGCGTCGAGCGGCAAGACGCCGTTGGCGATCGTGAAACTCAGCCAGCCGCCGGTCGGTCCGAGCACGATGTCGGTCGACCTGCCATTGACGGTGAATCGCAGCGTCGAAGCCTCGGCCGCGCCACGGGCGTATGACACGAACAACTCACGCTCGCCGGCGGTCGGGACATCGAGCGTGTACTCCCACCACTCGCCCGGCTCGACGTAGCCGATGGTGACGCCGCTGCCCGCGTAGCCGAGATCGACGCTGACTTCCGGGCGGGTCTCGCCGGCGTTGGCCGGCCGTTCGTCAGGATTTGGTTCGTGATAGGCGATGCCGGGACCGCCGTTGTCGAAGTGCTCGGCTTCGACCCGAACCACGCCAACCTCGGGCACCGAGACAGGCTGACCCGTCTCATCCACCCACGGCGTCTGCTCGGCCAACGCGGTGTGTGCAAGCAACGAAAAAGCAACCAAGAACAGCGATGGGAAGGCGTAACGACACATTGTAACAGTTACACGATCGTCGTTGGCCGTGTTTCTGTCAACGGGCAATCGCCCCGAATCGTCTCGCTTAGACCGACACTTCCGGGATCGCGGCCACGATCTTCTCGGCGGTTTCCACGGCACGCATGCCGTCCTCGGCGCTGATCTCGGGCTTCTGCTCACCCGTCGCGGCGGCGATGAAGCTGTCGGCCTGCGCCCGCAACGGTTCGGTATCGTCGATGGTGAGTTGCTCGACGTTGACGAGTTCCTCGTAGTCGATGTCGCCGAGGTCACGCACCTCGCCGCTGCGGAGTTGCTCGACGAGCTGCCGCATCTTCTCGACGTTGTCGCCCTTGCGAATGAAGACGCCGGCCTTCTTGTGGTAGTCGAGTGAGACGTACGCCTCGGGGCTGAACACGCGGAGCTTGCGTTCGGTCTTGAGCGCCATCCGGCTCGCGGTGAGGTTGGCGACGCAGCCGTTGGCGTAGCGAATCCGCGCGTTGCACACGTCCTCGACGCCCGGCACCAACACCGGCACCCCGACCGCCTCGACGCCTTCGACCGTGCTGCCCGCCAGCCAGGTCACGATGTCGATGTCGTGGATCATCATGTCCAGCACCACGCCCACGTCGACGCTGCGGAACGTCATCGGCGACACGCGCGTGACCTCGATGAACCGTGGCGTGATCGAAAGGCTCCGCAGCGAACGCACCACCGGGTTGAACCGTTCGATGTGCCCGACCTGCACGACGGCGTCGTGCTTGGCGGCGAGCTCGGCGATCTCGCGGGCCGTGGCGGTGTCCTGGGCCAGGGGCTTTTCGATCAGGCAGGCGATGCCGGCTTCGAGCAGGGGCTTGGCGACTTCGAGGTGATGGATGGTCGGCACCGCGATGGTGACGGCCTTGACGTTGCCGATGAGGTCGGTGACGTCGGTGGTGTGCCGGCCGCCATAGGTCTCGGCCACACGCCGGGCGTTGTCTCCGTCGGCATCACACACCGACACGAGCTCGACGTTCGGCATCTCGCCATACACCCGCGCATGCAAACGACCCATCCGGCCACAACCGATCACACCTACTGGAAGCATGCGACATGCTACGCGACGGATCGCACGGGCAGGCGGTGGGGCCTGGATATGTTGTCAAACCCGGCGGGTATTTAGAAAGAGCAGGGGGTTGTCCGTTGCTTGGAGATCGCAAAGGTCCAACTCGGGCACCGTGATGACTGAGTTGGACGCCGAAGTCCGGTGATGGGTTTTCACGGCAAACTCGGATTTAGTCTGCTCGCAGGCCTTCGCGGTAGCGGCCGTTGACGCCTTGGTCGCGGCGGCGGAGGAAGGCGAGGACTTGGCGGACGCACGGGTTCGTCGCGGAGCGTTCGAGTTCGCGGCGAACTTCGGCGAACGGTGCCCGGTCGCGGCGGATCCAGAGCCGGCGGACCATCTCGCCCAGGGCTTCGATGTCGTCGGTGGAGTGGCCGTGACGGAGAAGGCCGACGCCGTTGAGTCCGCGAACGCTCCCTTCGTCGTCGACTTTGACGAAGGGGGGGACGTCCTTGGAAATCTGGGCGTAGGCCGCGATGTAGGAGTAGTCGCCGATGGTCGTGAAATGATGTACGCCGACGCCGCCCATGAGCGCGACGCCGTCGCCGGAGTGGACGTGGCCGGCGATCATGCAGTTGTTGGCGACGATGGAGTGACTGCCCCAGCGGACGTCGTGGCCGAAGTGGGCGTTGACCATCAGCAGGTTGTAGTCGCCGATGCTGGTGACGCTGCCGCCCTGGATGGTGCCGGCGTGGATGGTGACCGCCTCGCGGAGGCAGTTGTAGTCGCCGATCTCGGTGCGGGTGGGCTCGCCGCGATACTTCTTGTCCTGCGGCTCCGAGCCGATCACGCAGTTGGGGTGGAACAGGTTGTGATCGCCGACGACGGTGCGGCCGACGATGGTGACGTTGTTGGTCAACTTGTTGTTGCGGCCGATGACCACGTCGGGGCCGATGACGCAGAACGGGCCGATGACGGTGCCCTCGCCGATGCACGCGTTCTCGTGAACGGCGGCCAACGGGTGGATGACCGGCTTGCCGTCACCGCGGAGGCCACGCAACTCTTCATGGAGCAGGCGGGCATCACGCTGGTGATTGCGCAGCAGGTCGTCGTCGTGTTCGGCGGTGCGGGGCATCGCGGCAGTGCTGGACATCGCTGTGTTGGACGCCGAGGGATTGGCGACGGCGCTGTTGGATGCCCGCTCGTCGAGGACGGCGACACCAGTGCGGTCGCCGCGTGTGTCAGCCTCGGCGGGAGTGTCGGCATCCCAGCCAAAGCCGTGCATGACGGCGCTGGAACCCGAGCGAAAAACTGTGGAAAGGTTATTGAAGAGGTTCGCCATGGAAGGGAGGGCAGTTACGCCCCGGGGAGGACCCGGCCTGTGGTATGTCCTTCGCGGCGGTTGGCGACAAGGGCTGATGAGGTGCCTTGCATTCCGTGGCCGTTGGGGGACTGCTGGGGTGCCTTGGGGCGATCGGGCGGCGAGTCCTTTAGGAGTCTCGCCGGGGTCATCCATGACCTTTCGCCTTGGGCGGGTATTCGGTTTCAAGAATCGCCGGGGACACAACCCGCCGGGATTCGTATCGAGCAACAGCCTGGAGGGCTGAAAGCTCGATCCCGACTCATCGGCATACGGCCGCAGTCGGGGAGTCCGTTGTAATCACTCGTTCGCGGGGATCGCAATCGCTGAACAGTCGTGCGGGCCCGTTGGTCGGAGTGAGTTACCTCCATGTTGTTGGCCTGATCATTGGCAAGGCGATCGGGCTGGGTTTCAAACTTGCGCCAGCACCGTTGGCTGGTCGGACGCGGGTGTCAAGGCCGTCTTGACGCTTGTCGCATCCCTTGATCACGCCGAAGCGACTTTGGGCCGCTCGGCCGTCGGATGTGCCCGACGACGCATTTTTCTGTGTCGGATCGCCCGGCGTAACCGCTACAACCAAAACCAAAGCGTCCGATAAATTCAAGTGAAGTTTCGTCCCATCCGGTCACCGCTCAAAGTTTCATCCGGTTTGCGCCAGCCCGTCAGACCACCGGCTCGGCGTCGACGAGCATGAATTTGATGTCCGCCTCGGCCGCCGTCTTGTCTTGGACGTAGGCCTTGCAGCGCATGTGACCGGTCCGGCTTTTGACCCGCACCGCGCGGGCCTCGAGGATGAGCTGATCGCCGGGCACGACGGGAGTCCGCATCTTCACGCGGTCCATGCTCAACAGGACGGCCAACTTACCGGTGTGTTCGAGCTTTCGGCTCAGCAGGATACCGCCAAGCTGAGCCATCGCTTCGACGATCAGCACGCCCGGGAAGATCGGCGTGCCGGGGTAGTGGCCCTGAAAGTAGATGTCGTTGAACGTGACGTTCTTGACGCCGACCGCCTTTTGGTCGCCGTCGATTTCCAGCACTTTGTCCACCAGCAGCATGGGGAAGCGGTGCGGCAGGATGCGCTGGATCGCTCGAACGTCCATGGCGGCGTCGGTACGGTCAAGCATCGCCGACCGGGCGTCGGACTGGCGTTGGAGCAGCAGTTGGCGGGCGAGGCGGTGGTTGAGGCCGTGCCCGGACTTATAGGCGACGAGCCGACCGCAGAGCGGCCGTCCCACCAGCGAGAGATCACCGATGAGGTCGAGGATTTTGTGCCGGACCAGTTCGTCCTCGAACCGGTAAGCGTTCTCGACGGGGCCGTCCTTGCCGATGACGAGCAGGTCGCGCGGGGTCAGGTGCTTGCCGAAGCCGCGCCGGCGGAGTTCCTCGGCTTCGTGTTCGAAGATGAACGTGCGTGCCGGGGCGATCTGCTCGACGAAATCGTCCGCCGTGCCCTTCCCGGCGTAGGGCGGGTAGAGCTTGAAAAACTTCGTTTGACGTCCCACCACGCCGGTGCCGTCGGGGCCTTCATCCTCGAACTGATACAGGATTTCCAGGTGGTCGGTCGGCCCGGGCAGGGCGGCGAGGGTGGCGTCGCCGTGGGCGACCTGAACCGGTTGGCGGATGATCAGCGGCTCGACCGTGCCGGCCTGCTCTTGAACGCCGGCTTCCAGAACGGCGTCCACGAACGGCCGGCTCGAGCCGTCAACCATCGGCAGTTCGCCGGAAAAGCCCTCTCCTGACCCCTCCGCGTCGCTCTCGACGCTGATGACGGTGTTCCGAATGCCCAGTCCGGCAAGGGCGGCGAGGCAGTGCTCCACGGTTTCGACCCGCAGCGACCCGTTGCGGAGGCAGGTGTGGCGAGGGCGTTCGAGGAGATTGTCGATCAGGGCGGGTATGTCCGCCCGCACATCCCCGGCGGAGCGTTGGAACCGGATGCCGGTGTCCGGCTCGGCCGGTCGAAAGGTCAGCCGGGCCGGCTCGCCGGAAAAGAGCCCAGGGCCGTCCACCGTGACCGAATTGGCAATTGTTGTCTGCGGCAGCACGGCAGAAACCTCGGCGAAATGAAGCGTCAGCGGCGGTACGTCCGCATGACAATGCGAAATCATAGAGTCGGCGGCGGCGTCACTCAACGGCGGTCTCCGAAGCCGTTGCCGGGCGGCTTGGTCAAGATGTCGCAACCGGTGAGGCTGACCGGTGAACGCGACCGGTTCAGCGGCTCCCGTAAACCGCCGATGTCCCAGATGGTGCGCCTTGCATGTAGGCCATTTGGGCGTCATGCTTTCGTACCGGTCGTCGGTGCGTGATCGGAACCGTTGCGCACGACCGGCCCCGACACAGCCGAGCTGTCGGCATCTTGAAGTCACCCAACCTCGCCATTTTCACAAGCGATCGCCCATCCCGGGTATTCAACGCCCACCCAACGCCATGTCAGACCGACCTGTCCAACACGCCCTGCTCCGCCGCACCGGGCTTATCGCCGCGGCTGCCTTTGCCTTCACGGCCATCGGCTGCGAAACCAAGAGCTTCATCGACCCCAGCGAGCTTGTCGAAGCCAGCAAGCGACACACCATCGCCCAGCCGTTGGTGGTGCCGATCATCGACGACCTCGATTTCGGCATGACCGACAACAACGCCTACTTCACGCAGGCCCGGTCGGTCCGTCCCGAGGATCTGGAGACGGCCAACGAGGACTACCGCATCGGTCCCAACGACGCCTTGCAGGTGTCGGTCG
The Planctomycetota bacterium DNA segment above includes these coding regions:
- the lpxC gene encoding UDP-3-O-acyl-N-acetylglucosamine deacetylase; amino-acid sequence: MLPQTTIANSVTVDGPGLFSGEPARLTFRPAEPDTGIRFQRSAGDVRADIPALIDNLLERPRHTCLRNGSLRVETVEHCLAALAGLGIRNTVISVESDAEGSGEGFSGELPMVDGSSRPFVDAVLEAGVQEQAGTVEPLIIRQPVQVAHGDATLAALPGPTDHLEILYQFEDEGPDGTGVVGRQTKFFKLYPPYAGKGTADDFVEQIAPARTFIFEHEAEELRRRGFGKHLTPRDLLVIGKDGPVENAYRFEDELVRHKILDLIGDLSLVGRPLCGRLVAYKSGHGLNHRLARQLLLQRQSDARSAMLDRTDAAMDVRAIQRILPHRFPMLLVDKVLEIDGDQKAVGVKNVTFNDIYFQGHYPGTPIFPGVLIVEAMAQLGGILLSRKLEHTGKLAVLLSMDRVKMRTPVVPGDQLILEARAVRVKSRTGHMRCKAYVQDKTAAEADIKFMLVDAEPVV
- a CDS encoding glycosyl hydrolase, which produces MLAHTALAEQTPWVDETGQPVSVPEVGVVRVEAEHFDNGGPGIAYHEPNPDERPANAGETRPEVSVDLGYAGSGVTIGYVEPGEWWEYTLDVPTAGERELFVSYARGAAEASTLRFTVNGRSTDIVLGPTGGWLSFTIANGVLPLDAGTNVIRVEAVDVGAINLDYFELLAAPTYGNEGKAWVVGDEASVIDGRHFDTTRRLGRDAPPMLSETPLPYTMRLTRSGYHKATFALADVAPDGGTVTAEFNGYTAAVDVPAESDRAEIQLTLRPGLGVLNLTGTDAAIESITIERAITAIESVAVGAGSYAAAPPNVVLDRVSDLFTRVFEKEYDWIDRPADAPLPTNDWWTNILESPFAGWLTPYPLRARTGPDGVTVMAVTDIGGDAGTIAVSGSETIRLMPPNNAAFTRDALLDHSDWTIHFRMESDTKAHVDVTLGRGMPAVWFEASGMPLRFDVGNAVLAEDNGDHIRLTKGTAEFGIFTDDNNAVFVLDGNVLTVVNATAVTVATLPSAEALPVFAEHATARPVGSTFDFDYEPGLVTTTWAIETSNGEAALQTWLPHHVEATIPPAGLTGDTYPSIRGPVALSTGNTFTIAHRAYGMPYVLPKPTGADFDEARMRQYLNEFAAEMVRIDNGPIYVNNTYWGGKDMQRYAEFALMADTLGDDTADEFQAALETSVTDWLTYTPGEQGRFYAAYPGSSAIVGFAPDFGSQNFTDHHFHYGYLTASAGVLMLRDPAFAEDFGEMATLVAKQYANPDREDKRFPYLRTFEPWVGHSYAAGTSSDRGNNQESTSEAIQSWLGLALVGAATDNQRLLAAGMMGYTIEAETTMRYWFNSAGSSWPEGFTESNVGILFDDSATWGTWFGPNPEYILGIQALPLWPNLAYLGHDAAHTEATLRKYFAARGQDVEEIDADAFADLEDSTPNDWQNVMLGYWTQADPGSATRIMGDLLEQDSPSMTKPDAGLYYFHAHALADIGRHDPGYHLSLPLGGVYTDGDRRTYVVTNTGDAATPVDVFDRNGNIVDTFDAEPGINVIRR
- the lpxA gene encoding acyl-ACP--UDP-N-acetylglucosamine O-acyltransferase; amino-acid sequence: MANLFNNLSTVFRSGSSAVMHGFGWDADTPAEADTRGDRTGVAVLDERASNSAVANPSASNTAMSSTAAMPRTAEHDDDLLRNHQRDARLLHEELRGLRGDGKPVIHPLAAVHENACIGEGTVIGPFCVIGPDVVIGRNNKLTNNVTIVGRTVVGDHNLFHPNCVIGSEPQDKKYRGEPTRTEIGDYNCLREAVTIHAGTIQGGSVTSIGDYNLLMVNAHFGHDVRWGSHSIVANNCMIAGHVHSGDGVALMGGVGVHHFTTIGDYSYIAAYAQISKDVPPFVKVDDEGSVRGLNGVGLLRHGHSTDDIEALGEMVRRLWIRRDRAPFAEVRRELERSATNPCVRQVLAFLRRRDQGVNGRYREGLRAD
- a CDS encoding Gfo/Idh/MocA family oxidoreductase yields the protein MLPVGVIGCGRMGRLHARVYGEMPNVELVSVCDADGDNARRVAETYGGRHTTDVTDLIGNVKAVTIAVPTIHHLEVAKPLLEAGIACLIEKPLAQDTATAREIAELAAKHDAVVQVGHIERFNPVVRSLRSLSITPRFIEVTRVSPMTFRSVDVGVVLDMMIHDIDIVTWLAGSTVEGVEAVGVPVLVPGVEDVCNARIRYANGCVANLTASRMALKTERKLRVFSPEAYVSLDYHKKAGVFIRKGDNVEKMRQLVEQLRSGEVRDLGDIDYEELVNVEQLTIDDTEPLRAQADSFIAAATGEQKPEISAEDGMRAVETAEKIVAAIPEVSV